Proteins encoded together in one Palaemon carinicauda isolate YSFRI2023 chromosome 45, ASM3689809v2, whole genome shotgun sequence window:
- the LOC137634986 gene encoding eukaryotic translation initiation factor 4E type 3-like isoform X1, whose protein sequence is MASIPIDIGVKNGNTDLEEVACSPALHPDAYVTLKQDESDGVPLNTNWTFWIDKAVRGATAAEYEANMKKIYTVSTVQSFWSVYNHIPDVSEISQRYSYHLMRGDRRPMWEDEGNQNGGTWRIKVNKRDTSFVWRELLLAAIGEQFDGYLAEGDEICGLSVSIRDRDDILQIWNYDSRLTNLATLMKKVHSLVPDVVFTAEFYKPHQTHHAYEGEKSQVSGPAILGVGS, encoded by the exons ATGGCATCTATACCTATAGATATAGGTGTGAAGAACGGAAATACAGACCTAGAGGAAGTTGCCTGTTCCCCAGCTCTACATCCTGATGCTTATGTCACCCTAAAGCAAGACGAGAGTGATGGGGTGCCTCTTAACACCAACTGGACCTTTTGGATTGATAA GGCGGTGCGTGGGGCCACAGCGGCTGAGTATGAGGCAAACATGAAGAAGATTTACACTGTATCAACTGTCCAGAGTTTTTGGTCAGTTTATAACCATATTCCAGATGTTTCGGAAATATCTCAGCGATATTCATATCACTTAATGCGTGGTGACCGTCGTCCCATGTGGGAAGATGAAGGCAACCAGAATGGTGGAACTTGGAGAATCAAAGTTAACAAAAGGGACACA tcttttgtaTGGCGGGAGCTTTTGCTAGCAGCAATTGGAGAGCAGTTTGATGGATACTTGGCAGAAGGTGACGAAATCTGTGGTCTCTCGGTATCTATTCGTGACCGAGATGATATTCTGCAAATTTGGAATTATGACTCAAGACTCACAAATCTAGCCACTTTGATGAAGAAAGTGCATAGTCTAGTACCTGATGTGGTATTTACAGCTGAATTTTACAAAC CTCATCAAACACATCATGCATACGAGGGTGAAAAATCGCAAGTGTCTGGCCCCGCAATTTTAGGAGTAGGTTCATGA
- the LOC137634986 gene encoding eukaryotic translation initiation factor 4E type 3-like isoform X2 — protein MGCLLTPTGPFGLIRHSIQRSCQLELLDCRAVRGATAAEYEANMKKIYTVSTVQSFWSVYNHIPDVSEISQRYSYHLMRGDRRPMWEDEGNQNGGTWRIKVNKRDTSFVWRELLLAAIGEQFDGYLAEGDEICGLSVSIRDRDDILQIWNYDSRLTNLATLMKKVHSLVPDVVFTAEFYKPHQTHHAYEGEKSQVSGPAILGVGS, from the exons ATGGGGTGCCTCTTAACACCAACTGGACCTTTTGGATTGATAA GGCATAGCATCCAAAGATCCTGTCAACTGGAACTCCTCGACTGCAG GGCGGTGCGTGGGGCCACAGCGGCTGAGTATGAGGCAAACATGAAGAAGATTTACACTGTATCAACTGTCCAGAGTTTTTGGTCAGTTTATAACCATATTCCAGATGTTTCGGAAATATCTCAGCGATATTCATATCACTTAATGCGTGGTGACCGTCGTCCCATGTGGGAAGATGAAGGCAACCAGAATGGTGGAACTTGGAGAATCAAAGTTAACAAAAGGGACACA tcttttgtaTGGCGGGAGCTTTTGCTAGCAGCAATTGGAGAGCAGTTTGATGGATACTTGGCAGAAGGTGACGAAATCTGTGGTCTCTCGGTATCTATTCGTGACCGAGATGATATTCTGCAAATTTGGAATTATGACTCAAGACTCACAAATCTAGCCACTTTGATGAAGAAAGTGCATAGTCTAGTACCTGATGTGGTATTTACAGCTGAATTTTACAAAC CTCATCAAACACATCATGCATACGAGGGTGAAAAATCGCAAGTGTCTGGCCCCGCAATTTTAGGAGTAGGTTCATGA